In Deinococcus maricopensis DSM 21211, one genomic interval encodes:
- the ilvC gene encoding ketol-acid reductoisomerase — protein MPAKMYYDRDVQLAPIEEKLIAIIGYGSQAHAHAQNLRDTGLNVVVGLREGSPSRAKALQAGLRVASIEDATREADVIMLLIPDENQPATYEASIQPHLTAGKALAFGHGFNVHFGRITPPADVDVFLVAPKGPGHMLRRVYVDGAGMPGIFAVQQDATGQARDIALAYARGIGCTRAGVLETTFKEETETDLFGEQTVLCGGVTQLIKNGFETLVAAGYQPEIAYFETLHEVKLIVDLIYEKGFEGMRHSISNTAEYGDYVTGPKVVAEPSRQAMEEALARIQRGEFARDFIAEAEGGFSNMKQWRTEMREHPLEVVGKQLRDMMPFISKKELEV, from the coding sequence ATGCCCGCAAAAATGTACTACGACCGTGACGTCCAACTCGCCCCCATCGAAGAGAAACTGATCGCCATCATCGGCTACGGCAGCCAGGCGCACGCGCACGCGCAGAACCTGCGCGACACCGGCCTGAACGTCGTCGTCGGCCTGCGCGAGGGCTCCCCCAGCCGCGCCAAGGCGCTGCAGGCGGGCCTGCGCGTGGCGAGCATCGAGGACGCCACCCGCGAGGCGGACGTCATCATGCTGCTCATCCCGGACGAGAACCAGCCTGCCACGTACGAGGCGAGCATCCAGCCGCACCTGACCGCTGGGAAGGCCCTCGCGTTCGGCCACGGCTTCAACGTGCACTTCGGGCGCATCACGCCGCCGGCGGACGTGGACGTGTTCCTGGTGGCGCCCAAGGGCCCCGGGCACATGCTGCGCCGCGTGTACGTGGACGGCGCGGGCATGCCCGGCATCTTCGCGGTGCAGCAGGACGCGACCGGTCAGGCGCGCGACATTGCGCTGGCGTACGCGCGCGGCATCGGCTGTACCCGCGCGGGCGTGCTGGAGACGACCTTCAAGGAGGAAACCGAAACGGACCTGTTCGGTGAGCAGACGGTCCTGTGCGGCGGCGTGACGCAGCTCATCAAGAACGGCTTCGAGACGCTCGTCGCGGCCGGGTACCAGCCGGAAATCGCGTACTTCGAGACGCTGCACGAGGTGAAGCTCATCGTGGACCTGATCTACGAGAAGGGCTTCGAGGGCATGCGCCACTCGATCAGCAACACCGCCGAGTACGGCGATTACGTGACCGGCCCGAAGGTCGTCGCGGAGCCCAGCCGTCAGGCGATGGAGGAAGCGCTCGCGCGCATCCAGCGCGGCGAGTTCGCGCGGGACTTCATCGCGGAAGCCGAAGGTGGCTTCAGCAACATGAAGCAGTGGCGCACCGAGATGCGCGAGCACCCGCTCGAGGTGGTCGGGAAGCAGCTGCGCGACATGATGCCGTTCATCAGCAAGAAGGAACTGGAAGTCTAA
- the ilvN gene encoding acetolactate synthase small subunit, with protein sequence MTAEHPSQDHLISVLVRDEPRVLTRITELFGRRGYNIKSLSVGATEAPGVSRMTFVVGGSKGIVEQAIRQVEKLHDIIKVIDHGLEKFVDRELVLVKVRITPETRVEVRQIAEDFRARIVDVGRHALTFEATGDEGKITAFIEQMRPFGIIETMRTGRVALTRGSNADIPSHVYHDGQTQALEPQAREQQAREVGNLF encoded by the coding sequence ATGACGGCCGAACACCCCAGCCAGGACCACCTGATCAGCGTCCTCGTGCGCGACGAACCGCGCGTGCTCACCCGCATCACCGAACTATTCGGGCGCCGCGGGTACAACATCAAGAGCCTGTCGGTCGGCGCGACCGAGGCGCCCGGCGTGAGCCGCATGACCTTCGTGGTGGGCGGCAGCAAAGGCATCGTGGAGCAGGCCATCCGCCAGGTCGAGAAGCTGCACGACATCATCAAGGTCATCGACCACGGCCTGGAGAAGTTCGTGGACCGCGAGCTGGTGCTCGTGAAGGTCCGCATCACGCCCGAGACGCGCGTGGAGGTGCGGCAGATCGCCGAGGACTTCCGCGCGCGCATCGTGGACGTGGGTCGGCACGCCCTCACGTTCGAGGCGACGGGCGACGAGGGCAAGATCACCGCGTTCATTGAGCAGATGCGCCCGTTCGGGATCATCGAGACGATGCGCACGGGCCGCGTGGCGCTCACGCGCGGCAGCAACGCCGACATTCCCAGCCACGTGTACCACGACGGTCAGACGCAGGCGCTCGAACCGCAGGCCCGCGAGCAGCAGGCTCGCGAGGTCGGCAACCTCTTCTGA
- the ilvB gene encoding biosynthetic-type acetolactate synthase large subunit: MTGFNGARALWATLAAHGVGTVFGYPGGAIMPVYDALTFHPEVRHILARHEQGAIHAAEGWAKATGQLGVVLATSGPGATNLVTGLADAMMDSIPLLAITGNVAQHLIGTDAFQEADITGITLPVTKHNYVVRSADALPGIIAEAIFIARSGRPGPVLVDIPKDVQLAAFGGMIPDPHARPAPLAPRADAVERALEVLRAARKPVLMVGGGSQDASADITALARAWQIPTITTLMGLGAFPASDPLWLGMPGMHGSVAANRAISEADVLLGIGLRFDDRVTGRVNGFAPNARIIHVDIDAAEIGKIVTAHLPVRGDAALTARALMDGATPLLSHEWRAQIEDWKGRNTPPRAWGAAYGVKAITDRLAPDDILSTDVGQHQMLAAQLARFEKPRRWLTSGGLGTMGFGFPAAIGAALTQPDVRSVVIAGDGGFQMTAQEFATLTKYDVRNVKIAIINNSFLGMVRQWQELFHERRYSEVYLGDSNPDFLKLADAYGIRGYRASNADELPGAIDAWLADPRSSLLEVVVPNEHGVFPMVPAGAALHEMIETEPQRQQEGATK, translated from the coding sequence ATGACCGGCTTCAACGGCGCGCGGGCGCTGTGGGCGACGCTCGCGGCGCACGGCGTGGGCACGGTGTTCGGATACCCGGGCGGCGCGATCATGCCCGTGTACGACGCGCTCACCTTCCACCCGGAAGTGCGGCACATCCTCGCGCGGCACGAGCAGGGCGCTATTCACGCGGCGGAAGGCTGGGCGAAGGCGACGGGGCAGCTCGGCGTGGTGCTCGCCACGAGCGGCCCGGGCGCGACGAACCTCGTGACGGGCCTCGCGGACGCCATGATGGACAGCATCCCGCTGCTCGCCATCACCGGGAACGTCGCGCAGCACCTGATCGGCACGGACGCCTTCCAGGAGGCGGACATCACCGGCATCACGCTGCCGGTCACGAAGCACAACTACGTGGTGCGCAGCGCGGACGCCCTGCCGGGCATCATCGCGGAGGCGATCTTCATTGCGCGCAGTGGCCGCCCGGGGCCGGTGCTGGTGGACATCCCGAAGGACGTGCAGCTCGCGGCGTTCGGCGGGATGATCCCGGACCCGCACGCGCGGCCCGCGCCGCTCGCGCCGCGCGCGGACGCCGTGGAGCGCGCGCTGGAGGTGCTGCGGGCCGCGCGCAAGCCGGTGTTGATGGTGGGCGGCGGGTCGCAGGACGCGTCCGCGGACATCACGGCGCTCGCGCGGGCATGGCAGATTCCGACCATCACGACGCTGATGGGCCTCGGCGCGTTCCCCGCGTCGGACCCGCTGTGGCTGGGCATGCCGGGCATGCACGGATCGGTCGCCGCGAACCGCGCGATCAGTGAGGCGGACGTGCTGCTCGGCATCGGCCTGCGCTTCGATGACCGCGTGACCGGCCGCGTGAACGGCTTCGCGCCGAACGCGCGCATTATCCACGTGGACATCGACGCCGCGGAAATCGGGAAGATCGTCACGGCGCACCTGCCGGTGCGCGGCGACGCAGCCCTTACGGCGCGCGCCCTGATGGACGGCGCCACGCCCCTCCTGTCCCACGAGTGGCGCGCGCAGATCGAGGACTGGAAGGGCCGGAACACGCCGCCGCGCGCGTGGGGCGCGGCGTACGGCGTGAAGGCCATCACGGACCGCCTTGCGCCGGACGACATTCTCAGCACCGACGTCGGCCAGCACCAGATGCTCGCCGCGCAGCTCGCGCGCTTCGAGAAGCCGCGCCGCTGGCTCACGTCCGGCGGACTGGGCACCATGGGGTTCGGGTTCCCCGCCGCGATCGGCGCGGCGCTCACGCAGCCGGACGTGCGCAGCGTCGTGATCGCCGGGGACGGCGGGTTCCAGATGACGGCTCAGGAGTTCGCGACGCTCACGAAGTACGACGTCCGCAACGTGAAGATCGCCATCATCAACAACAGCTTCCTGGGCATGGTGCGGCAATGGCAGGAGCTGTTCCACGAGCGGCGCTACAGCGAGGTGTACCTCGGGGACAGCAACCCGGACTTCCTGAAGCTCGCGGACGCGTACGGCATCCGCGGGTACCGCGCGAGCAACGCCGACGAACTGCCGGGCGCCATTGACGCGTGGCTCGCGGACCCGCGCAGCAGCCTGCTGGAAGTCGTCGTGCCGAACGAACACGGCGTGTTCCCGATGGTCCCGGCGGGCGCCGCGCTTCACGAGATGATCGAAACGGAACCGCAACGTCAGCAGGAGGGCGCGACGAAATGA
- the leuB gene encoding 3-isopropylmalate dehydrogenase, with product MPKVVVLAGDGIGPEVTAAAVEVLREVAPDVTLEEHLIGGVAVDAHGSPFPDVTRDAVLGADAVLLGTVGGPKWDGNPRPLRPETGLLALRKAMGCFANLRPVRVLPGLEKLSPLKEEVARGVDILIVRELLGGIYFDGDRRIEGDTAYNTMRYTRSEVERVSRVAFWAAEQRRGRVTSVDKANVLEVSELWRGTVQDLRDREYRSVKLNHEYVDSVAMLIVKDPARYDVIVTENLFGDILSDLAAVIPGSLGVMPSASLGDGPGLFEPIHGSAPDIAGQGVANPAAAILSVAMLLRHGLKRPDTANRVESAVAQAMRGNATRDLGGTATTTQFTRAVLEGLGQPAVG from the coding sequence ATGCCTAAGGTGGTTGTACTGGCGGGGGACGGCATCGGGCCGGAAGTGACGGCGGCAGCCGTGGAGGTGCTGCGCGAGGTCGCGCCGGACGTGACGCTCGAAGAGCACCTGATCGGCGGCGTGGCGGTGGACGCGCACGGGTCACCGTTCCCGGACGTGACGCGTGACGCGGTGCTGGGTGCAGACGCGGTGCTGCTGGGCACGGTGGGCGGGCCGAAGTGGGACGGCAACCCGCGCCCGCTGCGGCCGGAGACGGGACTGCTGGCGCTGCGCAAGGCGATGGGCTGCTTCGCGAACCTGCGGCCCGTGCGGGTCCTGCCGGGCCTCGAGAAGCTCTCGCCGCTGAAGGAGGAGGTCGCGCGCGGCGTGGACATCCTGATCGTGCGGGAGCTGCTGGGCGGCATCTACTTCGACGGGGACCGCAGGATCGAGGGGGACACGGCGTACAACACCATGCGGTACACCCGCAGCGAGGTGGAGCGCGTGTCGCGCGTGGCGTTCTGGGCGGCGGAGCAGCGCCGGGGCCGCGTGACGAGCGTGGACAAGGCGAACGTGCTGGAGGTGTCAGAGTTGTGGCGCGGCACAGTGCAGGACCTGCGCGACCGGGAGTACCGGAGCGTCAAGCTGAACCACGAGTACGTGGACAGCGTGGCGATGCTGATCGTGAAGGACCCGGCGCGGTACGACGTGATCGTCACGGAGAACCTGTTCGGGGACATCCTGAGTGACCTCGCGGCGGTGATTCCCGGCAGCCTGGGCGTGATGCCGTCGGCGAGCCTGGGGGACGGCCCGGGGCTGTTCGAGCCGATTCACGGGTCCGCGCCGGACATCGCGGGTCAGGGCGTGGCGAACCCGGCGGCGGCGATCCTGAGTGTGGCGATGCTGCTGCGTCACGGTCTGAAGCGTCCGGACACGGCGAACCGCGTGGAAAGCGCGGTGGCGCAGGCGATGCGCGGGAACGCGACGCGGGACCTGGGCGGCACGGCCACGACGACGCAGTTCACGCGGGCGGTGCTGGAGGGTCTGGGGCAGCCGGCCGTCGGCTGA
- a CDS encoding 3-isopropylmalate dehydratase small subunit: protein MPTVHVFGRAHINTDEIIPARHLTTDVESELAKFAMEDYDKDFVRRVKPGDIIVAGADFGCGSSREHAVWALRGAGVAAVIAPNFARIFYRNAINNGFLALEADGIVETFMDGDEADLDLTGGTVTNKRTGQVVTFVPVPPFALDVQRAGGWLEYMKAQEDQHA, encoded by the coding sequence ATGCCTACAGTGCACGTATTTGGCCGCGCTCACATCAACACGGACGAAATCATTCCCGCGCGTCACCTCACGACGGATGTGGAATCGGAACTCGCGAAGTTCGCGATGGAGGATTACGACAAGGACTTCGTGCGGCGCGTGAAGCCGGGCGACATCATCGTGGCGGGCGCGGACTTCGGGTGCGGGTCGAGCCGGGAGCACGCGGTGTGGGCGCTGCGCGGCGCGGGCGTCGCGGCGGTGATCGCGCCGAATTTCGCGCGGATCTTCTACCGGAACGCCATCAACAACGGCTTCTTGGCGTTGGAGGCGGACGGCATCGTGGAGACGTTCATGGACGGCGATGAGGCGGACCTGGACCTCACGGGCGGGACTGTCACGAACAAGCGGACGGGTCAGGTGGTAACGTTCGTGCCAGTCCCGCCGTTCGCGCTGGACGTGCAGCGCGCGGGCGGCTGGCTGGAGTACATGAAAGCGCAGGAGGATCAGCATGCCTAA
- a CDS encoding LysE family transporter, with protein METLLAIAALHIMVLVVPGPDVLLVSQTAVARSRRAALFAGLGIVMGIACWAGLALLGIQVLFEHFTWVHGFIKVAGGLYLLYMGYTLWRASLRPQPVHTSAGGVDTPSGDLRAVRSGFLTNIANPKAAVFFGSVFSSVLGAHSAPGLKLAAFVIIVALSAAWFTLVALGMSTARLQAAYLRGRRVIDRVAGTLMAGFGALLLASRE; from the coding sequence GTGGAGACCCTGCTGGCGATTGCGGCGCTGCACATCATGGTGCTGGTCGTGCCCGGGCCGGATGTGCTGCTGGTCAGTCAGACGGCGGTGGCGCGGTCGCGCCGCGCGGCGCTGTTCGCGGGTCTGGGGATCGTGATGGGCATTGCGTGCTGGGCGGGTCTGGCGCTGCTGGGGATTCAGGTGCTGTTCGAGCACTTCACGTGGGTGCATGGCTTCATCAAGGTGGCGGGCGGGCTGTACCTGCTGTACATGGGGTACACCCTGTGGCGTGCCAGCCTGCGCCCACAGCCGGTGCACACGTCAGCCGGTGGCGTGGACACCCCGAGTGGTGACCTGCGCGCCGTGCGTTCCGGGTTCCTGACGAACATCGCGAACCCGAAAGCGGCAGTGTTTTTCGGCAGTGTCTTTTCGAGCGTGCTGGGCGCGCACAGCGCACCGGGCCTGAAGCTCGCGGCGTTCGTGATTATCGTGGCGTTGAGCGCCGCGTGGTTCACGCTGGTGGCGCTGGGGATGTCCACGGCGCGCCTGCAGGCCGCGTACCTGCGGGGCCGTCGCGTGATTGACCGCGTGGCGGGCACGCTCATGGCTGGGTTCGGGGCGCTGCTGCTGGCGTCCCGCGAGTAA